The Dysidea avara chromosome 13, odDysAvar1.4, whole genome shotgun sequence genome includes a region encoding these proteins:
- the LOC136242934 gene encoding neuferricin-like: MGTATQIICALLLLGLAYYLPTHYIQDSKDGVHKKDKVEDGTSAGKADESLSFGPSRLRDGDNVRLLTKEELARHGPNGPDKPILLAVMGRVFDVEKGRDNYYGPNGGYNFFSGVDGTRAFVTGEFNEKGLIDDIRDLKPAEINELQVWIDFYDKEYTFYGKVIGAFYDKDGRPTEELTYFEEMKEKYVLFKKNEKAEQNQYPGCNSKWSEAEGGEVYCSSKSGGIHRDWVGFPRRLFSSVSREWRCSCVHPDNLGNPNLKEYPNCDPNSIRCQTKPPGKL; encoded by the exons ATGGGGACTGCCACACAGATCATATGTGCCTTGCTACTACTGGGTTTAGCTTATTACCTACCTACTCACTATATACAAGATAGCAAAGATGGTGTACACAAAAAGGACAAGGTAGAAGACGGCACTAGTGCTGGCAAGGCAGATGAATCATTATCATTTGGCCCATCCAGACTACGTGATGGTGACAATGTGCGTCTACTTACTAAAGAGGAGTTGGCCAGACATGGCCCTAACGGACCAGACAAGCCAATATTACTGGCAGTAATGGGACGTGTATTTGACGTGGAAAAGGGAAGGGATAATTACTATGGTCCCAATGGAGGATACAACTTCTTCAGCGGCGTAGATGGGACTAGAGCATTTGTCACTGGCGAGTTTAATGAGAAAGGTTTGATAGATGATATACGAGATTTGAAACCTGCTGAGATCAATGAGCTTCAAGTGTGGATTGATTTCTATGACAAGGAGTACACGTTTTATGGTAAAGTGATTGGGGCTTTTTACGACAAAGATGGCCGACCCACAGAGGAGCTGACATACTTTGAGGAGATGAAAGAGAAGTATGTACTCTTTAAAAAAAATGAGAAGGCAGAGCAGAACCAATACCCAGGCTGCAACTCCAAATGGTCAGAGGCTGAAGGTGGAGAGGTATACTGTTCCTCCAAGAG TGGAGGTATTCATCGAGATTGGGTTGGGTTTCCTCGGCGGTTGTTTAGTTCTGTTTCCAGGGAGTGGAGGTGTTCATGTGTGCATCCTGACAATCTTGGGAACCCTAACCTGAAGGAGTATCCCAACTGTGACCCTAACTCAATCAGATGTCAAACCAAACCTCCTGGAAAACTGTGA
- the LOC136242866 gene encoding uncharacterized protein, with amino-acid sequence MSSNNVLLSKGMEAKIGDLGTARLVDPRRQSQMTKAPGTIDFMPPEALAASQTVKYGRELDVFSYGCVMLHTLSHEWPTPSEPVVTDPVTLEVKGCTEVARRSQYFSRIDRNRLGVLIPLIESCLSNLPRNRVSIVALCEQLEGLVESEHVPTGDLILSLQKEIQKKEAIIQNQLAEIKTKDLEIQTKDAEMVSKNMEIQEKHAKIQQQAVDLFNKEAIIRTKDAELQIKNAELEAMSSDVTKIPQQLSPNEVNKSNTSTDFWSNLKLTWQKCANVPNKRWANCVAELDGKIYITGQGSGVMGTNPYMYDSVKDQWSVMPPLPYVLYTLVTVRNKKQLLAVGGIIKKNNIVEMNRRVFLWDEKNNKWIAPYPYMPTARHRCSCVSYGSSVIVAGGVTSSNPVTVLRSVEVLHINDSHLPSSHWSVVEQLPHAMFQAVPLIVNDKLYIAVGYDEGRGSTCNVVFASLPQLLQSTNNSSHVQVWKKLPDMPYSSLSINHYKGHLIAFTGDHLAEQVDGGKPVWKLVPLVHIYNPVTKSWDCVGRMSHGYLFGLSVHINENKILFVGGLTGTHEPSKDDDLLTTCMMLTFQPK; translated from the exons ATGTCAAGTAATAATGTTTTGCTTTCAAAAGGAATGGAAGCAAAAATAGGTGACCTCGGTACGGCTCGTCTTGTAGATCCTAGAAGGCAATCTCAAATGACCAAGGCACCTGGTACTATAGATTTTATGCCTCCTGAGGCATTAGCAGCTAGCCAGACTGTAAAGTATGGTAGGGAACTTGATGTGTTCTCGTATGGTTGTGTGATGCTCCACACATTATCTCATGAGTGGCCCACTCCCTCAGAGCCTGTAGTCACTGATCCTGTGACTCTTGAAGTCAAAGGCTGCACAGAAGTTGCAAGACGCAGTCAGTATTTTAGTAGGATAGACAGAAACAGGTTGGGTGTGTTGATCCCCTTGATTGAAAGCTGCCTCAGTAACCTTCCCAGGAACCGGGTATCAATAGTAGCATTATGTGAACAGTTGGAGGGTTTGGTTGAAAGTGAGCATGTACCAACTGGTGACCTGATTTTATCACTGCAAAAAGAAATACAAAAGAAAGAAGCTATAATTCAAAACCAACTGGCGGAAATCAAAACCAAAGATTTGGAAATACAGACCAAAGATGCTGAAATGGTTAGTAAAAACATGGAAATCCAGGAAAAGCATGCCAAAATCCAACAACAAGCTGTTGATCTGTTTAATAAAGAAGCTATAATTCGTACAAAAGATGCAGAGTTACAAATTAAGAATGCTGAGCTTGAAGCAATGAGCAGTGATGTGACCAAAATTCCTCAGCAGCTATCACCTAATGAG GTCAACAAGAGCAACACTAGTACTGATTTCTGGAGCAATCTTAAACTGACTTGGCAGAAGTGTGCCAATGTACCGAACAAGAGATGGGCCAACTGTGTTGCTGAACTTGATGGGAAGATATACATCACTGGACAAGGCAGTGGAGTTATGGGAACCAACCCGTACATGTACGACTCTGTCAAGGACCAGTGGTCTGTAATGCCACCACTTCCCTATGTCCTATACACTCTTGTAACTGTACGTAATAAAAAACAGCTGTTAGCAGTTGGAGGAATTATAAAGAAAAACAACATAGTGGAGATGAACAGAAGAGTGTTCTTGTGGGATGAGAAGAATAATAAGTGGATTGCACCATATCCTTACATGCCAACTGCACGCCATCGTTGTTCCTGTGTTTCCTATGGATCATCAGTGATTGTTGCTGGCGGAGTAACAAGTTCAAATCCCGTAACTGTGTTACGATCAGTAGAAGTCCTTCATATCAATGACAGTCATCTACCTAGTTCTCACTGGAGTGTGGTTGAACAATTACCACATGCAATGTTTCAAGCAGTTCCCTTAATTGTCAATGACAAGTTGTACATTGCTGTAGGCTATGATGAAGGCCGAGGCAGTACATGTAATGTGGTGTTTGCATCTTTACCACAACTATTGCAAAGCACCAACAATAGTTCTCATGTTCAAGTGTGGAAGAAATTGCCTGACATGCCGTACTCCTCACTGTCCATCAACCATTATAAAGGTCATCTGATTGCCTTTACTGGAGATCATTTGGCAGAGCAAGTAGATGGAGGAAAGCCAGTGTGGAAGTTAGTTCCACTGGTCCACATCTACAATCCTGTTACCAAATCTTGGGACTGTGTCGGAAGAATGTCCCATGGGTACCTTTTTGGTTTGTCTGTTCATATAAATGAGAATAAGATCCTCTTTGTGGGAGGTCTGACTGGTACACATGAACCAAGTAAAGATGATGATCTCTTAACAACCTGCATGATGTTAACGTTTCAACCAAAGTGA